In a genomic window of Prosthecochloris marina:
- a CDS encoding exodeoxyribonuclease III: MKIATWNINGIRARRDSLLAWIDEKKPDIIVLEELKAQVETIPEEILSLNGYTKYWNGSTFKKGYSGVGFLLKEGSHSDCRFDIPDFDRENRTGAVHYTNLTVIGTYVPRGDGDAHYAVKLDYLSDLSTYIQGLLQEGRQVIHTGDINVAHTELDVHHSQNKPGAVGLRPEERAAIDRHLAVGLHDIMRERFPDKKDMFTWWPYWKGARERNLGWRIDCFYLSDELVDTAREVSIDLDEKSSDHAPVILELGYSIG, from the coding sequence ATGAAGATAGCTACCTGGAACATCAACGGTATCCGGGCACGTAGGGATAGTTTGCTGGCATGGATCGATGAGAAAAAGCCTGATATTATCGTGCTCGAAGAACTCAAGGCTCAGGTGGAGACTATTCCCGAAGAGATTTTGTCGCTGAATGGATATACTAAATATTGGAACGGCTCGACATTCAAAAAAGGATACAGCGGTGTCGGTTTTCTTCTTAAAGAAGGAAGCCATAGCGATTGCCGTTTTGACATACCCGATTTTGACCGTGAAAATCGAACCGGGGCGGTTCACTACACGAACCTTACCGTTATCGGGACCTATGTTCCCAGAGGTGACGGTGATGCTCATTATGCGGTAAAACTCGATTATCTTTCCGATTTGAGCACTTACATTCAGGGCCTTTTACAGGAAGGTAGACAGGTGATTCATACAGGGGATATCAATGTGGCTCATACAGAACTCGATGTTCACCACTCCCAAAATAAGCCGGGAGCCGTAGGACTTCGGCCTGAAGAAAGAGCCGCTATCGACCGGCATCTTGCAGTAGGCCTGCACGATATTATGAGAGAACGGTTCCCGGACAAAAAGGATATGTTTACCTGGTGGCCATATTGGAAGGGCGCGAGAGAAAGAAATCTCGGGTGGAGAATCGATTGTTTCTACCTTTCGGATGAACTGGTAGATACTGCTCGGGAGGTGAGCATCGACCTCGATGAAAAAAGTTCAGATCACGCACCGGTTATCCTCGAACTCGGATATTCCATTGGCTGA